Proteins encoded in a region of the Phacochoerus africanus isolate WHEZ1 chromosome 8, ROS_Pafr_v1, whole genome shotgun sequence genome:
- the GPR4 gene encoding G-protein coupled receptor 4 codes for MGNGTWEGCHVDSRVDHLFPPSLYIFVIGVGLPTNCLALWAAYRQVRQRNELGVYLMNLSIADLLYICTLPLWVDYFLHHDNWIHGPGSCKLFGFIFYTNIYISIAFLCCISVDRYLAVAHPLRFARLRRVKTAVAVSSVVWATELGANSVPLFHDELFRDRYNHTFCFEKFPMEGWVAWMNLYRVFVGFLFPWALMLLSYRGILRAVRGSVSTERQEKAKIKRLALSLIAIVLVCFAPYHVLLLSRSAVYLGHPWDCGFEERVFSAYHSSLAFTSLNCVADPILYCLVNEGARNDVAKALHNLLRFLTSDKPQEMASASLTLDTPLTSKRNSMARAVAGGWVASPPSQGDQVQLKMLPPPAP; via the coding sequence ATGGGCAACGGCACGTGGGAGGGCTGCCACGTGGACTCCCGCGTGGACCACCTCTTCCCGCCCTCCCTCTACATCTTCGTCATCGGCGTGGGGCTGCCCACCAACTGCCTGGCCCTGTGGGCCGCCTACCGCCAGGTGCGCCAACGCAACGAGTTGGGGGTGTACTTGATGAACCTGAGCATTGCCGATCTGCTGTACATCTGCACGCTGCCGCTGTGGGTCGACTACTTCCTGCACCACGACAACTGGATCCACGGCCCCGGCTCCTGCAAGCTCTTCGGGTTCATCTTTTACACCAACATCTACATCAGCATCGCCTTCCTGTGCTGCATCTCGGTGGACCGCTACCTGGCCGTGGCCCACCCGCTGCGGTTCGCCCGCCTGCGCCGCGTCAAGACGGCTGTGGCCGTGAGCTCTGTGGTCTGGGCCACGGAGCTGGGTGCCAACTCAGTGCCCCTGTTCCATGATGAGCTCTTCCGTGACCGGTACAACCACACCTTCTGCTTTGAGAAGTTCCCCATGGAGGGCTGGGTGGCCTGGATGAACCTCTACCGGGTCTTCGTGGGCTTCCTCTTCCCGTGGGCCCTCATGCTGCTGTCCTACCGCGGCATCCTGAGGGCCGTGCGGGGCAGCGTGTCCACCGAGCGCCAGGAGAAGGCCAAGATCAAGAGGCTGGCCCTCAGCCTCATCGCCATCGTGCTGGTCTGCTTCGCACCCTACCACGTGCTCCTGCTCTCTCGCAGCGCCGTCTACCTGGGCCACCCCTGGGACTGCGGCTTTGAGGAACGGGTCTTCTCGGCATACCACAGCTCCCTGGCCTTCACCAGCCTCAACTGTGTGGCCGACCCCATCCTCTACTGCCTTGTCAACGAGGGGGCCCGAAATGACGTGGCCAAGGCCCTGCACAACCTGCTCCGCTTTCTGACCAGTGACAAGCCCCAGGAGATGGCCAGCGCCTCGCTTACCCTGGACACCCCGCTCACTTCCAAGAGGAACAGCATGGCCAGGGCTGTGGCAGGCGGCTGGGTGGCATCTCCGCCCTCCCAGGGGGACCAGGTGCAGCTGAAGATGCTGCCGCCGCCGGCACCGTGA